The stretch of DNA TGAGAGTTTTAATAGTGCTAAATCCATGTATGGACATGCTCCAACAATATCTACACTAAAACGCTTTTGACCAAATTCAGGAATTTGAATTTTTATAACAACAGCTTCATTAATAACATGATAATTTGTAGCAATATAACCTTGATCATCTATAAAAAAACCGGATCCTGCAGACGATACTTGCTCAGGCATTTGGCATGGCACAACCCAATTAAAAATATCTTTATAAGTAAAAATTTGAACTACAGCATTTTTTGATCTTTTTTGAACATCAACCCAAGAATAAAAATCACAATTCTGATTTATCTCAAACTCTTGTGCCCACAGATTTTTTAAATTAAATTCGACAAAAAATACCAAACTGAGTAATAATAATTTTTTTAATTTTTGCACAAAAGAATCCTCTTTATAAAATAATTAGTGATTTTTACAATTTACAATGTTAATTATAGCCTTTTTTAAATTTGAAATAAATTCATTTATAGTCAAAATAAATCTATCCCACCAACTAATTAACTCTTCACCGGTACACGCACCATGCAAAGTCAATATATTAAAAACTTCTCCTTCAGCATAATCTAAAGGCGTAAAACCTCTATTATCTTTAATGTTTACATCTGCTCCAGAATTTATTAATAAATTAACAAATTCTAATTTATTAAATATAGTGGCATTATGTAAAGCTGTCGTACTATTATCAAAAGAATATGCGTTCAAATCAGCACCACTGGATATCAATAATTTTGCAACATCGATCAAATCATTTACTATCGATAAATATAAAGGCTTAACCTTATAATTTTTATTGCCATTAACATTAGCACCATGCTTTATTAGTAAACTAACCACATCTTTTACGTAACGTTTGTCAAAATATATAAGAGCACAAATCAATGGCGAAGGTACTTTATTATTATCGTTACCATTTGCATTTACTCCATTTTCAAGAAGCATTTTAATAATATCTTTGTTATTTAAATAAATTGCCGCCTTTAACGGTGACCAGCCATTTATATCAATATTTTCTAAATCTGCTCCGGCGGATATTAAAGAAGATACTATTTCTTTTTTCCCACAATCTATAGCCGCAAATAAAAGATTTTTACCATCAGAAAATTTAATATTTTCCAAAAATTTTTTATTAATAAAAAATCTCTTTATTAATAAATCAACAATAGATCCATGACCTTTTGCTACAGCTAAAATCAAAGAACTTCTTATAGACCTACTACTATTAATTGCATTTATATTTGAATTGACTAGAAGCTCAGCAATATCAACACGACCATATTCAGCTGCATATTCAATAGGACTTTTATTCGATTTATCCACCAAATGAACCAATGCCCCTTTTTTAATCAAATATTCAACAATTTCAGAATTACCTATACATATAGCTTCTATAAGCGGAGTCTTGCTAAAATAATAAGAATTATTCAATTCAGCCCCATTATCAACAATAAGTTTAACCATATTAACATTATTCATTAGTATGGCTTGAATTAATGGTGACCTCCCATAAGAATCATTTTCATTAATATTCACACCCTTACCAATTAATTTGGAAACTAATGAAACATTTCCAAAATAAATAGCACTTCTTAATTCTTCCCGTAAACTGGATTCTGAAAAAATAGATGTTGAATAGAATAAAAAAATTAAAATAGTCAGATATTTACATATTTTTTTTAACAAATTAACGAAAAAATTCATTTAAAACCCCATTTTTGTAAAAATTCTCGATTTATAACCATTAATCAAGAATAACAAATAAAATTTTTGAAAAAAAACGAATCAACTATAAATGAGATATTTTGATTAAAAAACGCTAAAATATGGCTTTTTGTTCTATGATATTTTCACCCAGTAACTTTTTTCTTAAAGACAAATATTTCTTAGGATTAATTTGTCTACCCCTGGTCGTCTTTTGCAAAAGCCCCATTCGAATCAAATATGGCTCACAAACATCTTCAAGACTATCCCTATCCTCACCCGTCATAGCCGCCAGGGTATCAAGTCCCACCGGACCGCCATCAAAATCTTTAATAATATGAGCCAAAACTTTGCGGTCAAGTTTATTGAGACCGTCTTCATCTATATCCAGAAAGTTTAATGCTATATCAACTATTTCTTTATTTATAACTTCATAGCCCTTAACCTGGGCAAAATCTCGCACACGCCTAAAAATTCTTTTTACTATCCTAGGTGTTCCGCGAGCCCGCTTGCCAATTTCAAATGTCGCTTCAGGCAAAATTGGGACATTCAAAAAATTTGCATTTTGTTTAACGATTTCTGCCAAACTTTCTGAATCATAAAAGTCCAGTCGTTCCACTATTCCAAATCTGGTTTGCAATGGGCCAGAAATCAACGAGGTTCTCGTTGTAGCTCCGATTAATGTAAATGACTTTAATGGCAGTCTAATTGATTTTGCACCGGCACCTTGGCCAATTATCATATCAACTGCAAAATTTTCCATTGCACTATATAAAATTTCTTCAACATTTTTAGGTAATCTGTGAATTTCATCTATGAATAAAATTTCACGTTCTTGTAAATTGGATAAAATGGCAACAAGATCTCCGCTTCTTTCCAAAACAGGGGCACTTGTAATTCTAAAAGTTGCACCTAATTCTTTAGCTATAACTTTTGCCAAAGTTGTTTTTCCAAGACCGGGCGGACCAAAAAGCAAAATGTGATCTAGGTTTTCTTTACGCAAATTACACGCCGTAACATAAACCTTTAGTTTAGATTTTATTTCTTCCTGTCCCAAATATTGATCAAACGTTTCAGGTTCAAATGTGAGAACCCTATCTTCTTGAGTTTCTTGTAAATTTAATAATTCTATTGGGGAGTCCATAAAAGTTATCTTTTAATAAATTTATAAATTTTATTTTTCATAATAACATAAAATAAAATTTATATTTAAAAAACAAAATTTTAATCTAACTCGGCACCTAGCCCCCAATGATCTCCATTTAACAAATAATCGCGATCACTCTGTGCATGAATTCTTTGGAGCAAAAATTCAATCACCTCTTTATAAGATGAGACTTGATCTTCAAACTCTTTTTGTAAATCAGATCGCTTTTTTTCTATCTCTGTTTCGATATAATCGTCACCGTATTTAAATAAGTAATTTTCAAATTTTGCTAATTTTTTTTCAACATAACCTTTTTTTGGGCAACAATTAATAGCATATTGCAAAGCTGCATTTCCATATATATCTTTGATCTTAAAATCCGCACCATTTTCAACCAAATATTTTACAACATCATAATTTCCACCGCTTGCAGCAATCATCAATAAAGTTTGTTTTCCTTCATTTAAAAATATATTAATTTTTTCTAAACCTATTTTATTTTCCAAATGCTCTTTAACTTTATCTAAATCTCCAAATTTATAAATGCCAACAATATTATTAAAGTCTCTTTCCAACCCAAATAGAAAAAATTTGTTGTCCATGGAACTTAAAGTATTAAATACTAAAAAAAATCCCAAAACATTTAATACAAAAAATAATCTATTAGGCTTATTCAAATAACCAATCATAATAATCCCCTCATAATCTTATTTGCATATTCATCTAAAAAAACAACCTATTTTAAATTTACAATAAATCATAACCTCTTCTTTTTAACAAATCACGCGACGAAATTTCACATGTTCCCTTAGTTTTTTTGTCAATAAAATTATTTAATAAATCATCATTGTTAGGATACATTTCTTTTAGTTTATTAATTAAATAATCTACAATTTCAACATCCCAAAAACAACATGCTAAATGTAAAGGAGTTAATCCCAAATTATCTTCTACATCTATTTCAGCGCCATAATCACAAAGCAACGTTACCATTTCCAAATCACCGTTTGCACACGCATAAAATAATGCAGTTTGTCCATTATGATCTCTAAAATTGACAAATCTTAATAACCTTTCATCTAAATTTTTATTTTGTAAATTTTCATCTTGAGGCGAATAGATTTTTTTCAGGTGTTCCAATAAAATCTCCGCCATTTTAAAATCATCATTAGTAACAAGTAACATCAATAAATTTTTCTCAGATATTGGGTCTAAAACACTAAAATCTCCACCTAGCACTAAAAGCTCTCTAAACACAAACCTCTTAGCTTCGTTTAAATTTTCATCATCACTGAAATCTTTAAAATTCTGGCACAAACCAGAT from Candidatus Dependentiae bacterium encodes:
- a CDS encoding ankyrin repeat domain-containing protein, which gives rise to MNFFVNLLKKICKYLTILIFLFYSTSIFSESSLREELRSAIYFGNVSLVSKLIGKGVNINENDSYGRSPLIQAILMNNVNMVKLIVDNGAELNNSYYFSKTPLIEAICIGNSEIVEYLIKKGALVHLVDKSNKSPIEYAAEYGRVDIAELLVNSNINAINSSRSIRSSLILAVAKGHGSIVDLLIKRFFINKKFLENIKFSDGKNLLFAAIDCGKKEIVSSLISAGADLENIDINGWSPLKAAIYLNNKDIIKMLLENGVNANGNDNNKVPSPLICALIYFDKRYVKDVVSLLIKHGANVNGNKNYKVKPLYLSIVNDLIDVAKLLISSGADLNAYSFDNSTTALHNATIFNKLEFVNLLINSGADVNIKDNRGFTPLDYAEGEVFNILTLHGACTGEELISWWDRFILTINEFISNLKKAIINIVNCKNH
- the ruvB gene encoding Holliday junction branch migration DNA helicase RuvB, which codes for MDSPIELLNLQETQEDRVLTFEPETFDQYLGQEEIKSKLKVYVTACNLRKENLDHILLFGPPGLGKTTLAKVIAKELGATFRITSAPVLERSGDLVAILSNLQEREILFIDEIHRLPKNVEEILYSAMENFAVDMIIGQGAGAKSIRLPLKSFTLIGATTRTSLISGPLQTRFGIVERLDFYDSESLAEIVKQNANFLNVPILPEATFEIGKRARGTPRIVKRIFRRVRDFAQVKGYEVINKEIVDIALNFLDIDEDGLNKLDRKVLAHIIKDFDGGPVGLDTLAAMTGEDRDSLEDVCEPYLIRMGLLQKTTRGRQINPKKYLSLRKKLLGENIIEQKAIF
- a CDS encoding ankyrin repeat domain-containing protein, producing the protein MIGYLNKPNRLFFVLNVLGFFLVFNTLSSMDNKFFLFGLERDFNNIVGIYKFGDLDKVKEHLENKIGLEKINIFLNEGKQTLLMIAASGGNYDVVKYLVENGADFKIKDIYGNAALQYAINCCPKKGYVEKKLAKFENYLFKYGDDYIETEIEKKRSDLQKEFEDQVSSYKEVIEFLLQRIHAQSDRDYLLNGDHWGLGAELD
- a CDS encoding ankyrin repeat domain-containing protein, with translation MKNLYKILFVLSYFLFLDLFSMSPNSRLIKNILDKYKVTDVNKFIDSDLTPIIMASAKGNWDDIDILLKNGADIEIVSKTGETTALIEACIFEHYDIARSLLAAFKKQVEDKYNEDKYNKEIKNIVIQKFINQLNKKEYSALSGLCQNFKDFSDDENLNEAKRFVFRELLVLGGDFSVLDPISEKNLLMLLVTNDDFKMAEILLEHLKKIYSPQDENLQNKNLDERLLRFVNFRDHNGQTALFYACANGDLEMVTLLCDYGAEIDVEDNLGLTPLHLACCFWDVEIVDYLINKLKEMYPNNDDLLNNFIDKKTKGTCEISSRDLLKRRGYDLL